A genomic stretch from Methanorbis rubei includes:
- the hisF gene encoding imidazole glycerol phosphate synthase subunit HisF, producing MGLTRRVIPCLDLKDGRVVKGVNFEGLRDAGDPVELARTYNEQGADEVVFLDIAASKNNRETMVDVIGRAADQLFLPLTVGGGIRTTKDIQEILRAGADKVSLNTAAVKTPEVISEGAKLFGNQCIVLAEDVRRNYEMRDGVTPVHLRDGRTCWYEVVIYGGSQPTGMDAISWAQDAVHRGAGEILLTSMETDGVKTGFDLEITAAISDNVDVPVIASGGVGTLEHFYDGFVFGKADACLAASVFHYGELTVRDVKEYLSSRGVPVRL from the coding sequence ATGGGACTTACACGGCGGGTTATTCCCTGTCTTGATCTCAAAGACGGGAGAGTTGTCAAAGGCGTAAACTTTGAGGGGCTGCGGGATGCAGGAGATCCTGTTGAGCTCGCGCGGACCTATAATGAACAGGGAGCTGACGAGGTGGTGTTTCTGGATATCGCTGCTTCCAAAAATAATCGCGAGACGATGGTTGATGTTATCGGAAGAGCTGCCGACCAGCTGTTCCTTCCCCTGACGGTCGGGGGAGGCATCCGCACCACCAAAGATATTCAGGAGATTCTCCGCGCGGGTGCAGACAAGGTAAGTCTGAACACAGCTGCTGTAAAGACGCCTGAGGTTATCAGCGAAGGCGCAAAATTGTTTGGCAATCAGTGCATTGTGCTTGCCGAGGATGTCCGGCGAAACTATGAGATGCGGGATGGTGTAACCCCGGTTCATCTCCGCGACGGCAGGACCTGTTGGTATGAGGTCGTCATCTACGGCGGCAGTCAGCCGACCGGTATGGATGCAATTTCCTGGGCGCAGGATGCAGTTCATCGCGGTGCAGGAGAAATTCTTCTGACGTCAATGGAAACGGACGGGGTGAAGACCGGTTTTGATCTGGAGATCACTGCGGCAATCTCGGATAACGTGGACGTTCCTGTGATTGCTTCGGGGGGTGTTGGGACGCTGGAACATTTCTATGACGGATTCGTGTTTGGGAAAGCGGATGCCTGTCTTGCGGCGAGTGTGTTTCATTACGGCGAGCTGACGGTCCGTGATGTGAAGGAGTACCTCTCCTCACGCGGCGTTCCGGTGCGGCTGTGA
- a CDS encoding adenosylhomocysteinase yields MTHTGEQKIQWAAQYMPVLNAIRERFEKEKPLAGQRIGMALHVEAKTACLVRTLAAGGAEVYITGCNPLSTQDDVAEALREGGIACYAKRGCNTEEYYAAIDKVLDARPTLTIDDGMDLINRVHIDRRDVLPEIIGACEETTTGIHRLRAMQADGKLEFPVIAVNDTPMKHYFDNVHGTGESVLASIMLTTNVLLAGRHVVVAGYGYCGRGVATKARALGARVIVTEIDSRRALQAHFDGFDVMSMIEAAKVGDLFVTTTGNCGIITGRHFPLMKSGAILSNAGHFNNEIDGIWLAEHAAAVEHRDGIDTYIIDGKKIHLLAEGRLVNLATPKGMGHPIEVMDLSFAVQALSVEYVAKFGRTLSAGVHDVPTEMDEYIARLKLAAVGATLDELSAEQKEYMSSWNHGT; encoded by the coding sequence ATGACTCATACCGGAGAACAGAAAATTCAGTGGGCCGCACAGTACATGCCGGTCTTAAACGCGATTCGTGAGCGGTTTGAAAAGGAGAAGCCTCTTGCAGGTCAGCGCATCGGTATGGCGCTCCATGTTGAGGCAAAGACCGCATGTTTGGTTAGAACACTTGCCGCAGGAGGGGCCGAGGTCTACATTACCGGATGTAATCCGCTCTCAACGCAGGACGATGTGGCTGAAGCCCTTCGCGAAGGAGGGATTGCCTGCTATGCAAAGCGCGGATGCAATACCGAGGAGTACTATGCGGCTATCGATAAAGTTCTCGATGCCCGCCCGACACTTACGATCGATGACGGTATGGATTTGATCAACCGTGTTCACATCGACCGCCGCGATGTGCTGCCGGAAATTATCGGCGCATGCGAGGAGACCACGACCGGTATCCACCGTCTGCGTGCAATGCAGGCTGACGGAAAGCTGGAGTTTCCGGTTATCGCGGTAAACGATACGCCAATGAAACATTATTTTGATAATGTGCACGGAACTGGCGAGAGCGTGCTTGCATCCATCATGCTGACCACGAACGTGCTTCTTGCAGGCCGTCATGTGGTGGTTGCCGGTTACGGTTACTGCGGCCGCGGTGTTGCAACCAAAGCGCGGGCACTTGGAGCACGCGTGATTGTGACCGAGATCGATTCCCGCCGCGCACTTCAGGCACACTTCGACGGATTTGATGTGATGAGTATGATTGAGGCGGCAAAGGTTGGCGATCTATTTGTTACAACGACCGGCAACTGCGGCATCATCACCGGCCGCCACTTCCCGTTGATGAAGTCGGGTGCAATTCTCTCGAACGCCGGCCACTTCAACAATGAAATCGATGGCATCTGGCTTGCAGAACACGCAGCAGCTGTCGAGCACCGCGACGGTATTGATACCTACATCATCGACGGCAAAAAGATTCACCTGCTTGCGGAAGGAAGACTGGTCAACCTCGCAACGCCGAAAGGTATGGGCCATCCGATCGAAGTGATGGACCTCAGCTTTGCGGTGCAGGCGTTGTCGGTTGAGTATGTGGCAAAGTTTGGGCGCACGCTTTCTGCCGGCGTTCACGATGTGCCAACAGAGATGGATGAGTACATCGCACGGCTGAAACTTGCGGCGGTTGGCGCAACACTGGACGAACTTTCAGCTGAGCAGAAAGAGTACATGTCCAGCTGGAATCACGGAACGTAA